The sequence below is a genomic window from Actinokineospora baliensis.
CTGGCAAGGAGGAACTCGTCCGAGGTCAGCAGCAGCGCGGCCAGGTGGTCGGCACAACGCAGCACACCAGTACCGGGCAGGACACCCCTGGCGACCAGCTCCACCGCGCGCCGCGCGATCAGCAGCGACTCGCGGGCTCGCGCGGGCGGCACCGGCGGCCCGACGACAACCAGCCCCGCCAGGTCCGGCGGTACGCGGTCTGCGGGCACCAGCAGGCACGGGTTGTCCGGGTCGACGAGCCCAACTGTGTCGACGTCTTGTGCGTGCTCCAGCAGCACGACGCTGACCTCCTCGGGCACCGGCCACTCGGCGGCGGCCGCCAGGTCGACGAGCTCGGCCGGGGTCGCCTCGCCCGCCAGCAGGAGGTGCAACAACCGGCGCCTGCGCTCGCGGAGCACGTCGTCGGCCTGATCGCGGGCCGCGGCGTACCCGGCCCGCGCGGTCGCGCACAGGTCATCGACGTGCGCGAACACCAGATCGGCTAGGTCGAGCAGCACCTCGGTGGACACCCCGCCGTCGCGGCCGAGTTCGCTGAGCCGCCGCCACAGGACGCGCGCACCGACCCGCACCGCGGTCTGCAGCGCGTCCAGGGATCGCCCCTTCGCGTACTCGACCCGGCCCGCGTACCGCAACGCCGCAGTCGGGTCACCGCCCGGTCGGAGCGCCGCCGTGACCGCCGCGACCAGCACCCGGCTGCCCGCGTACTCCGGCACCGCCGCCTTGATCTCCGCGACGACCTCGGCGACCAGGTCGGTCCGCCGCAACCGGGCGACCAGCTCCACCGGCACCGCCGCCCACAGGCCCGTCTGCCGCTGCCCGGTCATGGCCGCTCCCTCCCGAAGCCCGGCGGGTGTTGCTCGGCCGACGATAAATATCCGGTGTCGCGGGTGTCAACGATCTCCCGGGGACAAACCCGAATGCCGTTCTTGCGCGCCGCGTGACAATTCTGCGGGGCGGCGCGACATGTCGTTGTCGCCGAAGTGACCCGCTGGTAACGTCGCCATTGCTGACGCGAAAAGCGTTGCGGTGCAACAGTTTCGGCATTCTGGTGAATGGGGCCCGATGGGTTTCTCCTGTCCTTCCCGAGTGACGCTCGGGGTCGCGGCCGCCCTGCTGGCCGCCGGTGCGGGCGTCGTGGCGGTGGACGCGCAAGAGCGCGCCGCGGCGCCCGGCACCTTCGGGTGCGCGCTGCCGGGCGGGGAGTACGTCGACGTCCCGGTGGAGTTCGGTC
It includes:
- a CDS encoding PucR family transcriptional regulator; this encodes MTGQRQTGLWAAVPVELVARLRRTDLVAEVVAEIKAAVPEYAGSRVLVAAVTAALRPGGDPTAALRYAGRVEYAKGRSLDALQTAVRVGARVLWRRLSELGRDGGVSTEVLLDLADLVFAHVDDLCATARAGYAAARDQADDVLRERRRRLLHLLLAGEATPAELVDLAAAAEWPVPEEVSVVLLEHAQDVDTVGLVDPDNPCLLVPADRVPPDLAGLVVVGPPVPPARARESLLIARRAVELVARGVLPGTGVLRCADHLAALLLTSDEFLLARLTDRALEPLASLPPKQRDRLIATLRVWLRTQGVNEIAAHLDVHPQTVRYRVRQLTGLLGADLVDPPRRLALELALRGQALAGPR